A segment of the Meriones unguiculatus strain TT.TT164.6M chromosome 13 unlocalized genomic scaffold, Bangor_MerUng_6.1 Chr13_unordered_Contig_2907, whole genome shotgun sequence genome:
CTCAGAGACCGGCCGGGGGGCCCAGAGACCGCCCGGGGGACCCCAGAGACCGGCCGGGGGCCCAGAGACCGGCCGGAGGGGGCCCGGCCAGGGCTGCGGTCACCAGAGTGGACCTCACAGGCGGGCTTGGCTCTGCTCCCCTGAGCCAGCGCTGACCCTTGGCTCACACCTCCCTCAGGTCCTCAGGTCCTCTCTCAGGTCCCCCCCAGTCCCTCAGGTCCTCCCACAGGCCCTCTAGTCCTCCCATGTTTCCTCAGGTCCTCCCACAGTCCCTCAGGTCCTCTTTCAGGTCCCCCCACGGTCCCTCAGGTCCCCCCATGGTCCCTCGGGTCCTCCCACGGTCCCTCGGGTCCTCCCACGGTTCCTCGGGTCCTCCCTCAGGCTCTCAGGTCTTCCTTCAGGTGCTCCCACAGTCCCTCCAGTCCTCCCACGGCCGTGGGGCGCGGTGGGGCGGGGGCGGCTTCTGTCTCCCCGAGTGAGCCCGGTGGCGGCCGGggggggcaggggctggggcGCTGGCCGCAGGGAGGGAGGCGCCCCGGCCGCTCTCTCTAGGCTCGCTCTGGGCCGCTCTCCGCCCGGCTGCAGCTGGGCatcacagcccccccccccggcGGAGCCAGCCCGGGCCTCCAGGGGCCTCGGGGCGTGGGCACAGGGCGCGGGCTGGCCTTGGCTCCCCGCCTCCCCGCCGGCTGGGGACGGGGGATGGGGCCGCCCTGACCCCCCGCCGCCCGCAGGTGTCGTACGCGCGGCCGAGCTCGGAGGTGATCAAGGACGCGAACCTGTACATCAGCGGCCTCCCGCGCACCATGACGCAGAAGGACGTGGAGGACATGTTCTCGCGCTTCGGCCGCATCATCAACTCCCGCGTCCTGGTGGACCAGACCACAGGTGAGGCCCGGGGCCATGGCACCAGCATCCTCCGCATCCTCCGCAACCGGGGCCTGGGGGAGCCACAGTGAGGCCGGCATCCTCAGCATCCTCAGCATCCTCAGCATCCGGGGCCTGGGGGAGGCCGGGCGCCAGCATCCTCAGCATCCTCATCATCCGGGGCCTGGGGGAGCCACAGTGAGGCCGGCATCCTCAGCATCCTCAGCATCCGGGGCCTGGGGGGAGCCACAGTGAGGCCGGCATCCTCAGCATCCTCAGCATCCTCAGCATCCGGGGCCTGGGGGAGGCCGGGCGCCAGCATCCTCAGCATCCTCAGCATCCTCAGCATCCTCAGCATCCGGGGCCTGGGGGAGGCCGGGCGCCAGCATCCTCAGCATCCTCAGCATCCGGGGCCTGGGGGGAGGCTCCTCAGGACGAGGGACGGGCACGGAGCTGGGGGTGGGCGGGGGTCAGGGAGCCGGGCCTAGAGCTGGGTGTCCCCGTCCCCTGACCCCCCCGTCCGCCGAGCAGGCCTGTCCCGAGGGGTCGCCTTCATCCGGTTCGACAAGCGGTCGGAGGCCGAGGAGGCCATCACCAGCTTCAACGGCCACAAGCCGCCCGGCTCGTCCGAGCCCATCACCGTCAAGTTCGCCGCCAACCCCAaccagaacaagaacatggcgcTGCTCTCGCAGCTCTACCACTCCCCGGCCCGCCGCTTCGGGGCCCCGTGCACCACCAGGCGCAGAGGTTCCGGTGGGTGGCGGGGGGCTGCGGGGGGCCGGGGACCCCGGGGCCGGGGCAGGGGCGGGGCAGGGGGCGGCCCTGGGCTGCGCTGTggcggctgtggctgtggctgctgtggctgtggctgcggctgctgtggctgtggctgcggccgctgtggctgtggctgctgtggctgtggccgctgtggctgctgtggctgtggctgcggCGGCTGTGGCTGCGGCTGTGGCTGCGGCGGCTGTggcggctgtggctgtggctgcggCGGCTGTGGCTGCGGCTGCGGCggctgtggctgctgtggctgtggctgctgtggctgtggcggctgtggctgtggctgtggctgcggcggctgcggctgcggcggctgtggctgctgtggctgtggctgctgtggctgtggctgctgtggcGGTGGCTGTtgtggctgtggctgctgtggctgttgtggctgtggctgctgtggctgtggctgctgtggctgtggctgctgtggctgtggccgtgtctgtggctgtggctgtggccgtgtctgtggctgtggctgtggccgtggctgctgtggctgtgtccctgtggctgtggctattctgtggctgctgtggccgtggctgctgtggctgtgtctgtggctgtgtccctgtggctgtggctgttcTGTGGCTGTGGCCGTTCTGTGGCTGTGGCCGTGGCCGTGTCTGTTGCTGCTGTGTCTGTGGCTGCTGTgtctgtggctgctgtggctgtggctgctgtgtctgtggctgtggctgttgtGTCTGTGGCCGTGTCTGTGGCTGCTGTGTCTGTGGCTGCTGTGTCTGTGGCTGCTGTGTCTGcggctgctgtggctgtggctgtggctgtgtctgTGGCcgtggctgctgtggctgtgtcTGTGGCCGTGGCCGTGGCTGACCCCGGCTGACCCCCCGTCCCCCAGGTTCTCCCCGATGGGCGTGGACCACATGAGCGGGCTGTCGGGCGTGAACGTGCCGGGCAATGCGTCCTCGGGCTGGTGCATCTTCATCTACAACCTGGGCCAGGACGCCGACGAGGGCATCCTGTGGCAGATGTTCGGGCCCTTCGGCGCCGTCACCAACGTCAAGGTCATCCGCGACTTCAACACCAACAAGTGCAAGGGCTTCGGCTTCGTGACCATGACAAACTATGAGGAGGCGGCCATGGCCATCGCCAGCCTCAACGGCTACCGCCTGGGGGACAAGATCTTGCAGGTCTCCTTCAAGACCAACAAGGCCCACAAGTAGCTCGCTCTAGCTCGCTCTGGggccccgcccgcccgcccgcgctcgctcgctcgctctctTTTTGTACGGAATTAGATGATGAAGAGCGAAGACGCggaaccttcttttttttttttctctctctctctccctctctctctctctctccctcgttAGTGTTCGCCTCGTTTTGCGCCACTTTCCGGGGAGGGGGGGACGGTTGGGGTGGGGGCGGCCCCGGCCCCCCTAGAGCGAGCGAGAGAGCGAGCGGGAGAGCGAGAGAGCAGGAGAGCGAgcgggagaggagagaaggagagcgAGAGCTTTTTCCACGCCGCCCGGACGGGACGGGACGGGACGCAGCCGCTCGCTCGcccggacggacggacggacgctcgggggaaactgaggcacacccGAGCCTCCCCCCCGCCGCCCACCCCCAGGCCTGGCCCGCGCCGTGCTCCCCCCTTCCTCCACGTCGCCTCCCGCCGGGTCCAGACCGCGACACCGCGACGCGACAGAacgtttttttggtttttttctttggttttttggttttttggttttttttttttgttgttctttttgttttttgtttttttggtttggttttttggtttttggttttggttttttggtttttggttttgttttttgattttttttttttgttttttggtttttttggttttttggtttttgctttttttgtttttttggttttttgttttttgtcctcTCAGCCGCAGCCTCTAACTAACCGGGAAGCTCTTAGGTGGGGGAGGGCGGGGGGCGTCGCGCGGCCGCTGCTTCCTCGCCATCCTCCTGCGGCCGCGCCGGGGAGGGCGGGAGGACTCCCCACCCCAAAGGAGGCCCGGCCGGGGGCCACGCTGCATGCCCGGCCTCCCTGAACAGCACTCGGGCATccccctcctccctgtcctccaatcctccccctcctcctccaatccttcccctcctcctccaatcctccccctccttctcctcctcctcctcctcctccttctcctccttctcctcctcctccttctcctcctcctcctcctcctccttttcctcctcctcctcctcctcctccttctcctcctcctcctcctcctcctcctcctcctccttctcctccttctccttctcctcctcctcctccttctcctcctcctcctcctcctcctcctcctcctccttctcctcctcctcctccttctcctcctcctccttcttctcctcctccttctcctcctccttctcctcctccttctcctcctccttctccttcttctcctcctccttctcctcctccttctcctcctccttctcctcctccttctcctccttcttctcctcctccttctcctcctccttctcctcctccttctcctcttccttctcctcctccttctcctcctcctccttctcctcctcctcctcctccttctcctcctcctcctcctcctcctcctcctccttctcctcctctccctcctcttccttctcctcctcctcctcttctccctccatcctccctgtccccctcctccccttcctccccgtcCTCCCGAGGCCCGTCCCCTGTCCCCGCAGCCCCCGGCCGCCGCTCTCCGTCCTCCCCTTGGGcttttttgtgttgtttctttGGTTGCTTTGGCGATTTCAGACCATTAAATTCGCTTTCGTTTCGCTccaaggttttgtttgttgttttcaattttcttttctgttggtttgttggtttgttggtttgtttgtttgtttttttggtcagggaaggaaggagcaggTTAGCCCGGCCCCCGGGGAGGGGCGgtcggcggggcggggcggggcggggggcgcAGGCTAGCCCAGCTGCGGTCCTGTGTGCGCGctgagggacggagggagggagcgagggccagcctgggctcgcTCACCTCGCCGGAAGCCGAGCAGCAGGCCCGGGGCCAGCCTGGGACAGTGAGGCCGCcgtcccctcctccccctctccgtCCTCTtcgtcctccccctcctcctccatcctccccgTCCTTCCTTTTCGTCCTCCTcgtccttctccttcccctccccctccttctcctcctcctcctccctgtcctcttcctccttctcctcctcctcctcctccttctcctcctcctcctccttctcctcctcctccttctcctcctccttcttctcctcctcctcctccttctcctcctcctccttctcctcctcctcctcctcctcctcctcctcctcctcctcctccttctcctcctcctccttctcctcctcctcctcctcctcctccttctcctccttctcctccttctcctccttctccttctcctcctcctccttctcctccttctcctccttctcctccttctccttctcctcctcctccttctcctcctcctccttctcctcctcctccttctccccctccttctcctcctcctcctccctgtcctcttcctccttctcctcctccttctcctcctcctccttctcctcctccttcttctcctcctcctccttctcctcctcctccttctcctcctcctcctcctcctcctcctcctccttctcctcctcctccttctcctccttctcctcctccttctcctccttctcctccttctcctccttctcctcctcctccttctcctccttctcctccttctcctccttctccttctcctcctcctccttctcctcctcctccttctcctccttctcctccttcttctcctgctcctcctcctccttctcctcctccttctcctccttctcctcctcctcctccttctccttctcctccttctcctcctccttctcctccttcttctccttctcctcctcctcctcctcctcctcttccttctcctcctcctcctcctccttctccttcttcctcgtcctcctccttctcctccccatcctcctcgtcctcctcctcctactgGAGGGCCCCGGGGTGCTCCCTCCCCCCCCGGCGCCGAGGAGGCTCCTCGCTGTCCCACCCGGAAGCCCAGCGCCTTTCGGTGACCCCCTGCTCCGCCAGGGGCCCCAGCCCGGGCCCCGCCGTGCTCCCCCAGGAAACGGGGGCCCCGCCGTGCTCCCCTGGGTATCGGGGTCCTCCCCGGGGAAGCTGCGGCCGTTGCTGCTCGttctttattgttgttattgttattattactgttattgttatttattagcACCGAGCCGGGCGggacccctcccccctcctcccccctcctcccgcCCTCGGGGTCCCCCGGCGGGGTCAGACCACGGACGGACAGACGGACCCCAGGGCCGGGCCCTGCGCAGGACAGCCTGTGGGGAGGACGGAGATCGGGGGACgcggatgagggaggaggaagagggaggaccCCACAGATGAGGGACGAGGGAGGATCTCACGGACCATGGGGGACTCCCCAGACGAGGGACAGGGAGGACCCCGCGGACGAGGGAGGACCTTCATAGACGGGGGGACGAGGGAGGACCcttcagggaggagggaggacccCCGCCTCCCCTTGGCCCGTCCTCGCGTCTCCTCTCGGTCTTGGAAACGTCCTTCGTGGTCTCCGGGGAAGGCGGGAGGACGGGGAGGGAGGACGGGGACGGGGGCTGCGACtcgatttaatttaatttaatttaatttttatacttttgtACGTTTTGCGCGTTTTCCGTTTCCGTTGGTTTTTTTTTCGcctttttttatataattgttATTTTTCCCGTTTTcatcttccccctccctccccgtcctcccctgTCCCCGCCATCCCCGTCctcgtcctccccctcccccccaacgtCCTCCTCATTCCCGTCCTCCTCGTCCTCCCTGTGCTCTCCCTCCCcgtcctccctctccccatcctcctccttgtccccgtcctcctcctccctgtcctccccctccccggCCTCCCCATTCCCTGTTctccgtcctccccctccccggcctcccctttcccatccccgtcccccctccccatcctccccatcctccccatTTGTGTTCTCCTCTCCGTCCTCCTCTTCCCTGTCCTCCCCCTCCCTGGCCTCCCCTTTCCCATCCCcgtcctctccatcctcctccccctccctggcctccctgtcccccctccccatccttcccgtcctccccctccccggccccatcctccccgtcctccccatccttcccgtcctccctctccccatcctcctcatcctcttcatccgtgtcctcctcctctccgtccttctcttccctgtcctccccctccccagccccccccccgcctcccctttcccatccccgtcctccccctccccggccccatcctccccgtcctccccatccgtgtcctcctccccctctccgtccctccccgtcctccccctctCCGTCCTCCCCGTCCGGCGGGAGTGGGACTTTTGCACCGTTTTCAAGAGTTTTTATAGAGATGCGAAACCGATATATTTACATGTAACGGAACGCGGGGACAATGACAGTCACGGTCACAGTCACCACGGGACGACGGGAAAGCGGAAAAGCTTTTATTAAACCACGTTCCTAGACGCCTGGACTCCTTCCTGCGCCTCCCGCTGCTCcccctcgctctcctcgctctccctctccctctctctccctctctccctctctccctctctctccctctctctccctctctccctctccctctctccctctctccctctccctctccctctctctctccctctctctctctctctctctccctctctccctctctccctctccctctccctctctctctccctctctctccctctctctctctctctctccctctccctctccctctctctctctctctctctctccctctctctctctctctctctctctctctctccctctccctctctctctccctccctctccctctctctctccctctctctctctccctctctctctctctccctctccctctccctctccctctctctctccctccctctctctccctctccctctctctctccttccctctccctctctccctccctctctccctccctttctccctctctctctctccctctctctccctctctcctctccctccctccctccctctccctctctctctctctccttctctccctctctctctctacccccctctctctccctctctgtctctctctctccctctctccctctctctctctctctccctctctgtctctctctccctctctccctccctctctttctctcactctctctttgtctctctctgtctctctgtctctctgtctctctctctctctctctctctctcggcggTGAACGAGGCGGGGGGGGTCGTGGGGTCACAGACGCCCGCGCGGGGCCGGGACTTGAACTCggggcctctgggagagcagccgcGCGTCACGGATCGTCTCTGTCACCctgcagagacacagagatacagacacagagacagacacagagacacagatgcagaacgcagagacacagagatgcagagacacagagatacagagacagggacaaagagatgcagagacagagacacatgcagaacgcagagacacagagatgcagagacacagacacagggacaaagagatgcagagacacagagacagatgcagagacagagacacaaatgcagaacacagagacacagagatgcagagacagacacagatgcagaacgcagagatgcagagacagacagagatgcagagacagagacacatgcagaacgcagagacacagagatgcaGAACGCAGagacacagatgcagagacagagacacatgcagaacgcagagacacatgcagaaacacagatgcagagacagagacacagatgcagaacgcagagacacagagatccagggacacagatgcagagacagagacacagatgcAGAACgtagagacacagagacagagacacagagatgcaGAACGCAGagacacagatgcagagacagagacacatgcagaACGCAGAGACACAGATGCAGAacgcagagacacagagacagacacagggacacagatgcagagacgcagagacacagatgcagagatgcagagacacagagatgcaGAACGCAGAGACACAGATGCAGAGACGCAGAAATGCAGAACGCAGAGACAGacgcagagacagacacagaaatgcagagacacagagatgcaGAACGCAGagacacagatgcagagacacagacGCAGAGACACAGACGCAGAGACACAGACACGGacaaagagatgcagagacagagatgaagagatagggagacagagatagagacacaggGATGCAGAGACGCAGCGATCCAGGGACACAGAGACGCAGAGACATGGGGACGGAGGACACCGGACCTCGCCGTGGACAGTGCAGGGCGGGGACTCGAACTCGGGGCCTCTGGGAGGGCAGCGGGgcctggggagggggagagagagagagggagggagggagagagagggagagagagagagagggagagggagggagagggagagagagagggagggagagagagagagggagggagagagaggaagggagagagg
Coding sequences within it:
- the Elavl1 gene encoding LOW QUALITY PROTEIN: ELAV-like protein 1 (The sequence of the model RefSeq protein was modified relative to this genomic sequence to represent the inferred CDS: inserted 1 base in 1 codon), with protein sequence MSNGYEDHMAEDCRDDLGRTNLIVNYLPQNMTQEELRSLFSSIGEVESAKLIRDKVAGHSLGYGFVNYVTAKDAERAISTLNGLRLQSKTIKVSYARPSSEVIKDANLYISGLPRTMTQKDVEDMFSRFGRIINSRVLVDQTTGLSRGVAFIRFDKRSEAEEAITSFNGHKPPGSSEPITVKFAANPNQNKNMALLSQLYHSPARRFXGPVHHQAQRFRFSPMGVDHMSGLSGVNVPGNASSGWCIFIYNLGQDADEGILWQMFGPFGAVTNVKVIRDFNTNKCKGFGFVTMTNYEEAAMAIASLNGYRLGDKILQVSFKTNKAHK